From the Halorhabdus utahensis DSM 12940 genome, one window contains:
- a CDS encoding SLC13 family permease, with translation MAVAGIPFEAALVFGLIGIALVLFVSEVIPNDVTAIGVIVALAALGPTIGVTPRDAIAGFANPATITIVAMYMLSAGIQNTGLVQRLGVSLAGFVRGDEGRALLATVGTTGPIAGFVNNTPVVAVFIPMITDLAEGSDVSPSKLLLPLSYAAILGGTLTLVGTSTNILASDFARELIDGRSGIGMFEFTPLGVVILVVGLVYLLTIGRRLTPARIPVDADLVSAFDLEDHLAQLRVPEGSSLVGERAADVDAREDVPVDVLQVRRNGEAYAVPDTDQRLAAGDILVVNGPSQATTRFRDAFDLRRLVREDVTDGTFDESPTENTLASAVVPEDSAYVGETLAEARLEEFHRTTVLAVRRGGNLIRQDLDDVTVEPGDLLLVRLSPTAIEYFGESGDLIVTEESASERIDAVEPETAAPLSAKTPLAVAIMAGVIGAAALNLLPIVIAALGGVFVMIVTGCLSPSDAYDAVSWNIVFLLAGVIPLGSAMGETGGAEVLADALVATEAFLPLILVMLLFYVFTGLLANVITPVATIVLMIPVAVNAAGQMGADPFAFLLAVMFASATSFMTPVGYQTNLMVYGPGGYRFSDFLKVGGPLQLLLAVVTTVGIAAMWGLT, from the coding sequence ATGGCTGTCGCAGGGATCCCCTTCGAGGCGGCGCTCGTCTTCGGGCTGATCGGCATTGCACTGGTTCTGTTCGTCTCGGAAGTGATCCCGAACGACGTGACGGCGATCGGTGTCATCGTCGCACTGGCTGCACTGGGTCCGACCATCGGCGTCACGCCGAGAGACGCGATCGCCGGCTTCGCCAACCCGGCGACGATCACCATCGTCGCGATGTACATGCTGAGTGCCGGGATCCAGAATACAGGACTCGTCCAGCGCCTCGGCGTCTCGCTCGCCGGGTTCGTCCGCGGCGACGAGGGACGGGCGTTGCTGGCGACCGTCGGCACGACCGGCCCGATCGCGGGGTTCGTCAACAACACGCCGGTCGTCGCCGTGTTCATCCCGATGATCACCGATCTCGCCGAGGGGAGCGACGTCTCGCCGTCGAAGCTGCTGTTGCCACTGTCCTATGCCGCGATCCTCGGCGGGACGCTGACGCTCGTCGGCACCTCGACGAACATCCTCGCCAGCGACTTCGCCCGGGAACTCATCGATGGCCGAAGCGGCATCGGGATGTTCGAGTTCACGCCGCTTGGCGTCGTCATCCTCGTGGTCGGGCTGGTGTACTTGCTGACGATCGGCCGTCGACTCACCCCGGCCCGGATCCCGGTCGACGCCGATCTGGTCTCGGCGTTCGACCTCGAAGATCACCTCGCGCAGTTGCGTGTCCCCGAGGGCTCGTCGCTCGTCGGCGAGCGCGCCGCCGACGTGGATGCGCGCGAGGATGTCCCGGTCGATGTACTCCAGGTGCGACGAAACGGCGAGGCCTACGCCGTCCCGGACACCGACCAGCGACTCGCTGCCGGCGACATACTGGTGGTCAACGGTCCCAGCCAGGCGACGACCCGCTTCCGTGACGCCTTCGACCTGCGTCGACTCGTCCGGGAGGACGTTACCGACGGGACCTTCGACGAGAGCCCGACCGAGAACACGCTTGCCTCCGCAGTCGTGCCAGAGGACTCGGCGTACGTCGGGGAGACGCTCGCGGAGGCACGCTTGGAGGAGTTTCACCGGACGACGGTTCTTGCAGTCCGACGGGGTGGGAATCTCATTCGCCAGGACCTCGACGACGTGACTGTCGAGCCGGGAGACCTCCTGCTGGTTCGGCTATCGCCGACTGCGATCGAGTACTTCGGGGAGTCTGGGGACCTGATCGTCACCGAGGAGAGCGCTTCCGAACGGATCGACGCGGTGGAGCCGGAGACAGCCGCACCGCTTTCCGCGAAGACGCCACTCGCGGTCGCGATCATGGCCGGCGTGATCGGCGCGGCGGCGCTGAATCTCCTGCCGATCGTGATCGCCGCGCTCGGGGGCGTCTTCGTGATGATCGTCACCGGCTGTCTGTCGCCCTCGGACGCCTACGACGCCGTCTCCTGGAACATCGTCTTCCTGCTCGCGGGCGTGATTCCACTCGGGTCCGCGATGGGCGAGACCGGTGGCGCGGAGGTGCTGGCGGACGCACTGGTCGCCACTGAGGCGTTCCTGCCGCTGATCCTGGTGATGCTACTGTTTTACGTCTTCACTGGCCTGCTGGCGAACGTCATCACGCCCGTTGCGACCATCGTGTTGATGATTCCAGTGGCCGTCAACGCGGCGGGCCAGATGGGGGCCGACCCCTTCGCGTTCCTGCTGGCAGTGATGTTCGCGTCGGCGACGTCGTTCATGACGCCGGTCGGCTACCAGACCAACCTGATGGTCTATGGTCCTGGCGGCTACCGGTTCTCGGACTTCCTGAAGGTCGGTGGCCCGCTGCAGTTGCTGCTCGCGGTCGTGACGACGGTCGGCATCGCCGCGATGTGGGGGCTTACCTGA
- a CDS encoding type II toxin-antitoxin system HicB family antitoxin, protein MASATRDKSPEEGVEFIHEDDGRITARDLESGVASFGETKAEALQMLAEALACHEGAGKPVTDEDLEEWGLDDVESGDTELPEFMQ, encoded by the coding sequence ATGGCGAGTGCAACACGAGACAAGTCTCCCGAAGAAGGCGTGGAGTTCATCCACGAGGATGATGGGCGGATTACCGCTCGTGATCTGGAAAGTGGTGTTGCCTCCTTCGGCGAGACGAAAGCAGAAGCACTCCAGATGCTTGCCGAGGCGCTTGCGTGCCATGAGGGTGCCGGAAAGCCAGTCACCGACGAAGACCTCGAAGAGTGGGGACTTGACGACGTTGAGTCTGGCGATACGGAACTTCCCGAGTTCATGCAGTAG
- a CDS encoding metallophosphoesterase family protein: MGEAHVENHADEDEPVYYVISDLHIGGDEQLEHVEFLDELLSFLKRLEQLDEDAELVINGDAFGLWEFTTLEGIEKFDALVERYPNLFEQLRATGENVQITLLPGNHDHELAAYDAYVERFAAYNVDLVQEQSITRPVGDRTIHFEHGNQRDPNNRFEDFGNPHEKPLGYYYNTLVTSRAGQVSALGRRNWLKDIQAVTPTERVPVWFLSKYFYNEMHPLLRYAIVPFLLVFNLSAIAAIAVGLDLVGVWSMPTETVEGAFGRFGSAGALAFSLLAINVAIVGILVLVWIPIRFILQDFKRTIDRFGLVETEFTVDPSKPYRAAAKDLFEEHPETAVFCYGHTHRPAVDEHDGRLIVNTGTWLKRFHRRQVIAGILPPVFHPTFRLNIVRIAAEDEGVAVEYETMDKPDPAKTDLTFTERLLTVGRVPDPTIPDRVVADDTRAASTSPDE; encoded by the coding sequence ATGGGTGAGGCCCACGTCGAGAACCATGCCGACGAGGACGAACCAGTCTACTATGTCATCAGCGACCTCCACATCGGCGGCGACGAGCAACTCGAACACGTCGAGTTCCTCGATGAGCTGCTTTCGTTCCTCAAGCGGCTCGAACAGTTAGACGAGGACGCCGAACTCGTCATCAACGGCGACGCGTTCGGCCTCTGGGAGTTCACCACCCTGGAGGGGATCGAAAAGTTCGACGCGCTGGTCGAGCGATACCCGAACCTCTTCGAGCAACTCCGGGCGACCGGGGAGAACGTTCAGATAACGCTGCTACCCGGCAATCACGACCACGAACTCGCCGCCTACGACGCGTACGTCGAGCGCTTCGCCGCGTACAACGTGGATCTCGTCCAGGAGCAGTCGATCACCCGTCCCGTCGGGGACCGGACGATCCACTTCGAGCACGGCAACCAGCGCGACCCGAACAACCGCTTCGAAGATTTCGGCAATCCCCACGAGAAGCCGCTTGGCTACTATTACAACACGCTCGTGACCAGCCGTGCGGGCCAGGTGTCGGCTCTCGGCCGGCGCAACTGGCTGAAGGACATCCAGGCAGTCACACCGACCGAGCGGGTCCCGGTGTGGTTCCTCTCGAAGTACTTCTACAACGAGATGCACCCGCTGTTGCGGTACGCGATCGTCCCCTTTCTGTTAGTGTTCAACCTGAGTGCGATCGCTGCGATCGCCGTCGGTCTCGACCTGGTTGGCGTCTGGTCGATGCCGACCGAGACTGTCGAGGGGGCCTTTGGCCGGTTCGGGTCCGCCGGGGCGCTCGCGTTCTCGCTGCTCGCGATCAACGTGGCGATCGTCGGCATCCTCGTGCTGGTCTGGATTCCGATTCGGTTCATCCTCCAGGATTTCAAGCGGACGATCGATCGCTTCGGCCTCGTCGAGACGGAGTTTACCGTCGATCCGAGCAAACCATACCGAGCGGCGGCAAAGGATCTCTTCGAGGAACACCCCGAGACGGCCGTCTTCTGTTATGGACACACCCACCGGCCGGCGGTCGACGAACACGACGGGCGGTTGATCGTCAACACAGGGACGTGGCTCAAGCGGTTTCACCGACGGCAGGTCATCGCCGGGATCCTCCCGCCGGTGTTCCACCCGACATTCCGGCTGAATATTGTCCGGATCGCCGCCGAAGACGAGGGCGTGGCCGTCGAGTACGAGACGATGGACAAACCGGACCCGGCCAAGACCGACCTGACGTTCACCGAGCGACTGCTGACGGTCGGTCGTGTGCCTGACCCGACAATCCCGGATCGCGTGGTCGCCGATGACACAAGGGCAGCATCGACATCTCCTGACGAGTAG
- a CDS encoding LeuA family protein: MRTRLRRDPRRIEFFQGTLDSTSEITDARIFDTTLRDGEQTPRTSFSYEDKREIAAVLDEMGTHVIEAGFPVNSDAEFEAVRDIAESTTTTTCGLARVVEKDVEAAIDSGVELIHVFVSTSDIQLQDSMHATREDAVERAVESVERVKDAGVECMFSPMDATRTDEDFLIDVVEAVTEAGTDWINIPDTTGVATPGRFQEMVGKVVAHTDARVDVHTHDDFGLATANALSGFEAGGAQAQVSVNGIGERAGNAAYEEVVMALESLYDVDTGIDTTRITELSRLIEEKSGVDTPGNKPVVGDNAFSHESGIHAAGVIENSDTFEPGVMTPEMVGAERELVLGKHTGQHSVRERLVEAGFEPTEQEVRTVTRRVKEYGAEQNRITMDVLERFARDVDVDRAREEVRA, from the coding sequence ATACGCACGAGGTTACGTCGGGATCCCCGGCGGATCGAGTTCTTCCAGGGCACACTCGATAGTACGTCCGAAATCACGGACGCACGAATTTTCGACACCACGCTTCGCGACGGGGAACAGACGCCGCGAACCTCGTTTTCCTACGAAGACAAACGAGAGATAGCGGCGGTGCTCGACGAGATGGGCACCCACGTCATCGAAGCGGGGTTTCCCGTCAACTCCGACGCGGAGTTCGAGGCGGTACGCGATATCGCCGAAAGTACCACGACGACCACCTGCGGGCTCGCCCGCGTCGTCGAGAAAGACGTCGAGGCGGCCATCGACTCGGGCGTCGAGTTGATCCACGTGTTCGTCTCGACAAGCGACATCCAGCTCCAGGATTCGATGCACGCGACCCGCGAGGACGCCGTCGAACGGGCCGTCGAGTCCGTCGAGCGCGTCAAAGACGCCGGCGTCGAGTGCATGTTCTCGCCGATGGATGCGACCCGCACCGACGAGGACTTCCTGATCGACGTCGTCGAAGCCGTCACCGAGGCGGGCACCGACTGGATCAACATCCCCGACACGACGGGCGTCGCGACGCCCGGTCGATTCCAGGAAATGGTCGGAAAAGTCGTCGCTCACACGGACGCACGCGTCGACGTGCACACACACGACGACTTCGGGCTGGCGACGGCCAACGCCCTCTCGGGCTTCGAGGCCGGCGGCGCACAGGCCCAGGTCAGCGTCAACGGCATCGGCGAGCGGGCCGGCAACGCCGCCTACGAGGAAGTCGTCATGGCCTTGGAGAGTTTGTATGACGTGGATACGGGCATCGATACGACCCGGATCACGGAGCTCTCCCGGCTGATCGAGGAGAAAAGCGGCGTCGACACGCCGGGCAACAAGCCCGTCGTTGGCGACAACGCCTTCTCCCACGAGTCGGGCATCCACGCCGCGGGCGTCATCGAAAACAGCGATACGTTCGAGCCCGGCGTGATGACTCCCGAGATGGTCGGTGCCGAGCGCGAACTCGTCCTCGGGAAACACACCGGCCAGCACTCGGTCCGGGAGCGACTCGTCGAGGCCGGCTTCGAGCCGACCGAGCAAGAGGTCCGGACGGTGACTCGCCGCGTCAAGGAGTACGGCGCGGAGCAAAACCGGATCACGATGGACGTCCTCGAACGGTTCGCCCGCGACGTGGACGTCGACCGGGCGCGCGAGGAGGTCCGCGCCTGA
- the purL gene encoding phosphoribosylformylglycinamidine synthase subunit PurL: MALSTSDRAVVVEKIDRDPTTAEAALFENLWSEHCSYRSSRPLLGRFESDGEHVVVPPGDDAGVVALPEDENTYLAMGIESHNHPSYVDPYDGAATGVGGIVRDILSMGAFPIALTDSLYFGNFDREHSRYLLEGVVEGISDYGNSIGVPTVAGSVAFHEDYEENPLVNVACVGMLSADRLITAEAQAAGNNLVLVGASTGRDGLGGASFASEDIAEDAETEDRSAVQVGNPYREKLLIETNEALIEEDLVESARDLGAAGLGGASSELVAKGGFGAAIDLDDVPQREPNMNATEILLSESQERIVYEVTDENVERVQELAARYDLEAAVIGEVTEDPNYTCTLDGEVAVDVPAEFVGEGAPLADLDTVEPEQPDEDRPDVDLEDAVETVLASPNTASKRWVYRQYDHEVQVRTAMRPGDDAALLAIREAETDTALAISAGADPNWTDTAPYEGAFAAGLENATNIAAKGATPLAAVDCLNAGNPEKPEVYGEFSGIVDGLADACADLSVPVVGGNVSLYNDSSTGPIAPTPTLTMVGTKPGFSAPPMSLSGEGTLVLVGDLAIGGDTDPRLGGSELLAEKGGSDRFPELPDDPSGFIETLADVADHEDTLAVHDASHGGLAVTLAEMVHDDAGAAVTIDAADPVGALCHEQPGRAVIETTDPAAIEDAFDGVAPVVEIGEADASESLDLTVGEESLSYDTGAIADLRSVLEDELD, encoded by the coding sequence ATGGCCCTTTCGACCTCGGACCGGGCGGTCGTCGTCGAGAAGATCGACCGTGACCCCACGACGGCGGAGGCGGCGCTGTTCGAGAACCTCTGGAGCGAGCACTGCTCGTATCGCTCCTCGCGTCCACTCCTGGGGCGCTTCGAAAGTGACGGCGAGCACGTCGTCGTCCCGCCGGGTGACGACGCCGGCGTCGTGGCGCTGCCCGAAGACGAGAACACCTATCTGGCGATGGGGATCGAGAGCCACAACCACCCCTCCTACGTCGATCCCTACGACGGCGCGGCCACCGGCGTCGGCGGCATCGTCCGGGACATCCTCTCGATGGGTGCGTTCCCGATCGCGTTGACCGACAGCCTCTACTTCGGCAACTTCGATCGCGAACACTCCCGCTATCTGCTGGAGGGTGTCGTCGAAGGCATCTCGGACTACGGCAACTCGATCGGCGTGCCGACCGTCGCCGGCAGCGTCGCGTTCCACGAGGACTACGAGGAGAACCCGCTGGTCAACGTGGCCTGCGTGGGGATGCTCTCGGCCGACCGCCTGATCACCGCCGAGGCCCAGGCGGCGGGCAACAACCTCGTCCTCGTCGGGGCCTCGACCGGCCGGGACGGCCTCGGCGGGGCCTCCTTCGCCAGCGAGGACATCGCCGAGGACGCCGAGACTGAGGACCGCTCGGCCGTCCAGGTCGGCAACCCCTATCGGGAGAAGCTCCTCATCGAGACCAACGAGGCGCTCATCGAGGAGGACCTGGTCGAGTCGGCCCGGGACCTTGGCGCGGCCGGTCTCGGCGGCGCGTCGAGCGAACTCGTCGCCAAGGGCGGGTTCGGCGCGGCCATCGATCTCGATGACGTCCCGCAGCGCGAGCCCAACATGAACGCCACCGAGATCCTGCTCTCGGAGTCCCAGGAGCGGATTGTCTACGAAGTCACGGACGAAAACGTCGAACGCGTCCAGGAACTCGCCGCGCGCTACGATCTGGAAGCGGCGGTCATCGGCGAGGTGACCGAGGATCCGAACTACACCTGTACGCTCGACGGCGAGGTCGCGGTCGACGTGCCCGCCGAGTTCGTCGGCGAGGGCGCGCCGCTGGCCGATCTGGACACTGTCGAGCCCGAACAGCCCGACGAGGATCGACCCGACGTCGATCTCGAAGACGCGGTCGAGACCGTCCTGGCCAGTCCGAACACCGCGAGCAAGCGCTGGGTCTACCGCCAGTACGACCACGAGGTCCAGGTCCGGACGGCGATGCGGCCGGGCGACGACGCCGCGCTGCTCGCGATCCGCGAGGCCGAGACCGACACGGCCCTCGCGATTTCGGCGGGCGCGGACCCCAACTGGACGGATACCGCGCCGTATGAGGGCGCATTTGCGGCCGGCCTGGAGAACGCGACCAACATCGCCGCTAAGGGCGCGACGCCGCTTGCGGCTGTCGACTGTCTCAACGCCGGTAACCCCGAGAAACCCGAGGTCTACGGCGAGTTCTCGGGCATCGTCGACGGGTTGGCCGACGCCTGTGCAGACCTCTCGGTTCCGGTCGTCGGCGGGAACGTCTCGCTGTACAACGACTCCTCGACGGGGCCAATCGCGCCGACGCCGACGCTGACGATGGTCGGCACCAAGCCCGGCTTTTCCGCCCCACCGATGTCGCTCTCGGGCGAGGGGACGCTCGTGCTCGTCGGCGATCTGGCGATCGGCGGCGACACCGACCCCCGTCTCGGTGGCTCCGAACTGCTCGCCGAGAAGGGCGGCAGCGACCGATTCCCGGAGTTGCCCGACGATCCGTCCGGGTTCATCGAGACGCTCGCCGACGTGGCCGATCACGAGGACACCCTCGCCGTCCACGACGCCAGCCACGGCGGCCTCGCGGTCACGCTCGCGGAGATGGTCCACGACGACGCGGGCGCGGCCGTGACGATCGACGCGGCCGACCCGGTCGGCGCGCTCTGTCACGAACAGCCGGGTCGGGCCGTCATCGAGACGACCGACCCCGCGGCGATTGAAGACGCCTTCGACGGCGTGGCCCCGGTCGTCGAGATTGGGGAAGCCGACGCTTCGGAATCGCTCGATCTCACCGTCGGTGAGGAGTCACTCAGCTACGATACAGGGGCGATCGCGGACCTGCGGTCAGTTCTGGAAGACGAGCTGGACTGA
- the ilvB gene encoding biosynthetic-type acetolactate synthase large subunit — MSERAFHQDREPDPSTDAADDEDEADDAREVTTGAEAAIIALEEAGVDMAFGVQGGAIMPVYDALYDSDIEHITMAHEQGAAHAADAYGIVSGEPGVAMATSGPGATNLVTGIADASMDSDPMIALTGQVATDFVGNDAFQEVDTVGITQPITKNNYFAGDPDTLGADVSEAFALAESGRQGPTLVDLPKDASKAETDVQPVSPETPDTYHPPETADEAVIEAAAETIEDADRPVILSGGGVIKGEASDELRAFARKYDIPVITTMPGLGSFPETDDLSLGMAGMHGTGAANLAITNTDVLIGVGTRFDDRLTGGVDTFAPDAEVIHVEIDAAEINKNIYADYPLLGDAERVLEQLEDALTDAPDADEWREQCQTWKAEYPLDYEAPEDEPIKPQHVVERFAEMADDDAIVTTGVGQHQMWACQFWTYTEPRTWVSSNGLGTMGYGVPSAIGAKLAAPDREVVAFDGDGSFLMTMQELSVAVREDLDITYVILNNEAIGMVRQWQDGFYEGRRMASEYQWVPEFDLLAESFGARGFRLEDHDEVEEVIKQAREYDGPAVIDAIIDPGENVYPMVPSGGDNGLFALSEKQLEGL, encoded by the coding sequence ATGAGCGAACGCGCGTTCCACCAGGACCGCGAGCCGGATCCCTCGACAGATGCTGCCGATGACGAGGACGAAGCCGACGACGCGCGCGAGGTAACGACGGGCGCGGAAGCGGCGATCATCGCTCTCGAAGAGGCCGGCGTCGACATGGCCTTCGGCGTCCAGGGCGGGGCGATCATGCCCGTCTACGACGCCCTCTATGACTCGGACATCGAGCACATCACGATGGCCCACGAGCAGGGCGCGGCCCACGCCGCCGACGCCTACGGCATCGTCTCGGGCGAACCGGGCGTCGCGATGGCGACCTCCGGGCCAGGAGCAACGAACCTCGTGACGGGCATCGCCGACGCCTCGATGGACTCCGATCCGATGATCGCGCTGACCGGCCAGGTCGCGACGGACTTCGTCGGCAACGACGCCTTCCAGGAAGTCGATACGGTGGGGATCACCCAGCCCATCACCAAGAACAACTACTTCGCCGGCGACCCGGACACGCTGGGTGCTGACGTCAGCGAGGCGTTCGCCCTGGCCGAGTCCGGTCGCCAGGGGCCGACGCTGGTCGATCTCCCGAAGGACGCAAGCAAGGCCGAGACCGACGTCCAGCCGGTCTCCCCGGAGACGCCCGATACCTATCACCCGCCGGAGACTGCCGACGAGGCTGTCATCGAGGCCGCGGCCGAAACGATCGAGGACGCCGATCGGCCGGTCATCCTCTCGGGCGGCGGCGTCATCAAGGGCGAAGCCAGCGACGAGTTGCGCGCGTTCGCCCGCAAGTACGACATCCCGGTGATCACGACGATGCCGGGTCTGGGAAGCTTCCCCGAGACGGACGACCTCTCGCTGGGGATGGCGGGGATGCACGGCACCGGCGCGGCAAACCTGGCGATCACGAACACCGATGTGCTGATCGGCGTCGGGACGCGCTTTGACGATCGGTTGACCGGCGGCGTCGACACGTTCGCCCCGGACGCCGAGGTCATCCACGTCGAGATCGATGCCGCCGAGATCAACAAGAACATCTACGCGGATTACCCGCTGCTGGGCGACGCCGAGCGCGTCCTTGAACAGCTTGAGGACGCACTGACCGACGCGCCCGACGCCGACGAGTGGCGCGAGCAGTGCCAGACCTGGAAGGCGGAGTATCCGCTGGACTACGAAGCACCCGAGGACGAGCCGATCAAACCCCAGCACGTCGTCGAGCGCTTCGCCGAGATGGCCGACGACGACGCGATCGTCACCACGGGCGTCGGCCAACACCAGATGTGGGCCTGCCAGTTCTGGACCTACACCGAGCCCCGGACCTGGGTCTCCTCGAATGGCCTTGGGACGATGGGCTACGGCGTCCCCTCGGCCATCGGCGCGAAGCTGGCCGCCCCCGACCGGGAGGTCGTCGCCTTCGACGGCGACGGCTCGTTCCTGATGACGATGCAGGAGTTGTCCGTGGCGGTCCGCGAGGACTTAGACATCACGTACGTCATCCTCAACAACGAGGCGATCGGGATGGTCCGCCAGTGGCAGGACGGCTTCTACGAGGGCCGCCGGATGGCCAGCGAGTATCAGTGGGTGCCGGAGTTCGATCTGCTGGCGGAGTCCTTCGGCGCACGCGGGTTCCGGCTGGAGGACCACGACGAGGTTGAGGAAGTCATCAAGCAGGCCCGCGAGTACGATGGCCCGGCGGTGATCGACGCGATCATCGATCCCGGCGAGAACGTCTATCCGATGGTCCCCAGCGGCGGCGACAACGGACTGTTTGCACTCTCGGAGAAACAACTGGAGGGGCTATAA
- a CDS encoding type II toxin-antitoxin system HicA family toxin, translated as MVRTQFSGREIASVLIDHGFVRTGRVGSHLKLRYESPDTDEVRIVTVPMKSADAIPTGTLQSIAEQSGANDFYAWCRWITENL; from the coding sequence ATGGTGCGGACACAGTTTTCCGGGCGTGAAATCGCTTCTGTGCTGATTGACCACGGATTCGTCCGGACAGGTCGAGTTGGCAGTCACTTGAAGCTCCGCTACGAGTCGCCCGACACCGACGAAGTCCGTATTGTCACCGTCCCAATGAAGTCAGCGGATGCTATCCCAACGGGGACGCTCCAGTCGATCGCCGAGCAGTCTGGGGCAAACGATTTCTATGCATGGTGTCGGTGGATCACTGAAAACCTGTAG
- the ilvN gene encoding acetolactate synthase small subunit, translating into MSSGELPGPAPDERKRPEGRRNTQGIRIDPEAEATHQPRMAVLSALVEHEPGVLAEVSGLFSRRQFNIESLTVGPTTDDDIARMTIVIEEAEPGIEQAKKQLEKLVPTIAVEELKPEAMRRELALVKVRGEKPDDIQSVAEMYNGQAVDASTNSVTVEITGSKQKVDAAVEAFKQFEVQEVVRTGAAALERGADTMDANGHLSEE; encoded by the coding sequence ATGAGTAGTGGCGAACTCCCAGGGCCGGCCCCCGACGAGCGAAAGCGACCCGAGGGACGGCGCAACACGCAAGGTATTCGTATCGATCCGGAAGCGGAGGCGACCCACCAGCCCCGGATGGCCGTGCTGTCGGCGCTGGTCGAACACGAGCCCGGCGTCCTCGCCGAAGTGTCGGGGCTGTTCAGTCGCCGGCAGTTCAACATCGAGAGCCTCACCGTCGGACCGACGACCGACGACGACATCGCCCGGATGACGATCGTCATCGAGGAGGCCGAGCCGGGCATCGAGCAAGCCAAGAAGCAACTCGAAAAGCTCGTCCCCACGATCGCCGTCGAGGAACTGAAGCCCGAGGCGATGCGGCGGGAACTCGCCCTCGTGAAGGTTCGCGGCGAGAAGCCCGACGACATCCAGTCCGTCGCGGAGATGTACAACGGCCAGGCCGTCGACGCCTCGACGAACTCCGTGACCGTCGAAATCACGGGCAGCAAGCAGAAGGTCGACGCCGCCGTCGAGGCGTTCAAGCAATTCGAGGTCCAGGAGGTTGTCCGCACCGGCGCGGCGGCGCTGGAACGCGGCGCGGACACCATGGACGCAAACGGCCACCTGAGCGAGGAGTAG
- the ilvC gene encoding ketol-acid reductoisomerase — protein sequence MTDEFDTTVYYDDDADESYLEDVTVAVLGFGSQGHAHAQNLDDSGVDVVVGLPEGNEDRPVAEDAGMQVETPPEAAAEGDIVVLLVPDNIQPIVYDEIEDALEPGDTLQFAHGFNIHYGQIEPPEGVDVAMVAPKSPGHLVRRTYQRGEGTPGLVAVYQDESGEAKEQALAYAKAIGCTRAGVIETTFREETETDLFGEQAVLCGGVTEMMKVGYETLVDAGYSPEMAYFEVLNELKLIVDLVYEGGLMEMWNSVSDTAEYGGLTRGEYVIDDSAREGMEQILEEVQDGTFAKEWISENQTNRPSYKQLREAEQNHEIEEVGEPLRELFSWDEAAE from the coding sequence ATGACTGACGAATTCGACACGACTGTCTACTACGACGACGACGCGGACGAATCGTATCTCGAAGACGTAACTGTAGCGGTCCTTGGCTTCGGCAGCCAGGGCCACGCCCACGCCCAGAATCTCGACGACAGCGGCGTCGACGTGGTCGTTGGCCTCCCCGAGGGCAACGAGGACCGCCCGGTCGCCGAGGACGCTGGTATGCAGGTCGAGACGCCCCCCGAGGCAGCGGCCGAGGGTGACATCGTCGTGTTGCTCGTGCCCGACAACATCCAGCCGATCGTCTACGACGAGATCGAAGACGCCCTGGAGCCGGGGGACACGCTGCAGTTCGCCCACGGGTTCAACATCCACTACGGCCAGATCGAACCCCCGGAAGGCGTCGACGTGGCGATGGTCGCCCCGAAGTCACCGGGCCACCTGGTCCGACGGACCTACCAGCGCGGTGAAGGTACCCCTGGGCTCGTCGCCGTCTACCAGGACGAGAGTGGCGAGGCCAAGGAACAGGCCCTCGCGTACGCGAAGGCGATCGGCTGTACGCGGGCGGGCGTCATCGAGACGACCTTCCGCGAGGAGACCGAGACCGACCTCTTCGGCGAGCAGGCCGTCCTCTGTGGCGGCGTCACCGAGATGATGAAGGTCGGCTACGAGACCCTGGTCGACGCGGGCTACAGCCCCGAGATGGCCTACTTCGAGGTCCTCAACGAGCTGAAGCTGATCGTCGACCTGGTCTACGAGGGCGGGCTGATGGAAATGTGGAACTCCGTCTCCGATACCGCCGAGTACGGCGGGCTGACCCGCGGGGAGTACGTCATCGACGACTCCGCCCGCGAGGGCATGGAGCAGATCCTCGAAGAGGTCCAGGACGGCACCTTCGCCAAGGAGTGGATCTCCGAGAACCAGACCAACCGGCCCAGCTACAAGCAGCTGCGCGAGGCCGAGCAGAACCACGAAATCGAGGAAGTCGGCGAGCCCCTCCGGGAGCTGTTCTCCTGGGACGAGGCCGCCGAGTGA
- a CDS encoding DUF7550 family protein — translation MSDDHDTERPEYDPTDPAPPSREPPLRSTAPQGEYTIEQVGTGIAIAAVGLLATFGLALLLA, via the coding sequence ATGAGCGACGATCACGATACCGAGCGCCCCGAATACGATCCGACCGATCCCGCGCCGCCGTCCAGGGAGCCACCGCTGCGAAGCACGGCTCCCCAGGGCGAGTATACCATCGAACAGGTCGGCACAGGAATTGCGATCGCCGCCGTCGGCCTGCTGGCGACGTTCGGCCTCGCGCTCCTTCTGGCCTGA